GTTGATGCAAAATTAGTTAAAGTGGTTCACGTGTTTTCCATATTAATCCCATGTGCATGAGAATCAGAAAGGTTGTTAGAGATTTgatcaaagtattaattatatatatttaaaatgtataaaattacgatTAATCCAAACCATTTGCGGagatcataaataatatttgagaaCTTGGATTTTACCCTTTACGGTATGGAATTCATTCTTTCAATCAGATGATTGTACACAAGATCTCGTATGTGCAAACCGTATACGAAATCAAAGTGATTCAATCTCTTTAGCGTCACCATATGATCCTCCAAAATATTCGGCAATTTTCCATTCAATATCTTAACgtcctaaaataaataatatgtaacaataaaaaaaaagagattttgtAACCTGACATTTTACATGAAACTATAAAGGTGACAAAATCTTTCTTTACGCTGTATACAgcaaaatagtaatttaattacatctgGAGCGGCTAAGACGTCGTTCAAACCATGATACAAAATCACCGGTGCCGTAATCTTTTGTATGGGATACTCTGGCGGTACAAATCGCTTGTAAATTATGAGATTTCTCAGCATCCCGTAATCGTAAGGCCGAAAATGTCCTGCAAGATAAGTGATTCggttataaaaaatcatagtTAAGACGCAAAACCTTTGATTTTGTCacagcaaaaaatattttatatctatctatattaaaatgatctttgataaaattggttaaatttataagatttaagtattaatttaacatgttCATAATGtgttgattatattatttgactATCGTgtgttacatttattaacttttttagtattaaaaaaataacacaatttacaGACATaagtaaacaaataatataaatataatagtttaaaagctaaattctaaatatacatataatatacatataaataaatgtatgtgtattaatttaaatatcctACTAaacatcaattaaaaaatatttatatagataatttcACTGAAAGAAACATGTTACCACAAtttgcttttaaattttatattatattacatattttatatattataataattttttatatgaatatttgtGTTACTTTCTAACATATtcatttgtgttaaattaatacaaaatctttCACTATGTACAGCTCTTGTAAAGCtcgtaattaacaaaaaaatcaaactgAGAAACCAATACCTGGATTCTGAATACCCATCGCGTAATGAACCAATTGTTTGTACGAGCACCCCGCCGGCGCAAATTGCAGATAATCCGCCAAGTGcatctgaaaaaatataacattaccTCACGTAAATGAATCGGAGTCACGTTTAGTTTGGAACCGATTTCGTATAACTCGTACGACGATAGCGTAAAGACTCTTACGTAATCTGTCTCATTGGTGCTGAAGCCTCCAACCATGGACACGATCAACGCGCAAAAGGGTTGAGTGAAAATTTCTTCATGACAAAGGTTACGCGTTATGAATTTTTCTAGTTCCGAATTTGCTAATACTTCAAAATATCCGGAGAACTTGTAAAATACCTGCCAAATTAAGCGGATAATTAGCACGAAGTACAAGAATGCCTTACAAGAAGCattcgtttttttaaatctaattctatttcttctttaaccttctttaatgtaattattatttacaacatataatgaaaatatttcttgtcgCAAATCTTTCTTAGCGAAAGggtatttctaatttttatacataaatatatgtaaaaatttttacttatgtgaaatataattttgcttgtagagaaaaaatatcaaataatataattgtgttcTGTTTacctataaaataatacaatacacTTTAGAAAAGTGGCTTCTGCCAGTTATTTCTTGATATCTAAGGAGAATATCTTAACAATTTATAGTCGTCCGATTCCTACCTTAAAAATGTTCGCGAAGAAACTCAGAGGTCTCAGCAGTCCGCCAATATGTCCGGTGAAAGCCACGGGGGCTAAAGCAGACATAAGcttgatttttttgttgtattcTGGTTTAAGAGATGTAAGAACCCAAAATTGCGTTGTTCCTTGAGAGAAGCCTATGTAGAACAGCTGCTGTTGGCCGGTTTGAGCCAATATGTAGTCTATCATAGCGGGTAAATCGTGCGTACCCAGCTCGTGCCAGCTAAGAAGAATATTCAGAGAAAACTACCATTAATATTTGtgtgtacaaaataatatacacacacatataatctataattaatattttgttataatgtgtataaatagatgtcattgtaaaattataattgataattaaataatattcaattatcgTTAAGATTGTTCGAATTGAATACGGTTGAAGACTCATATATTCTAATCGTATTTCCCACATTCTTCGCATTAATCTTGAATGAAAGAGATCAAAATCGCACACATGTCGAATTTCAACGTCGAGTTTCTCATGGATACCTAAAGTCCCAGAATTGAGCGCTTTGTATGGAAAGGGTCGTGTGGTTCTTCGAGTTCGTGGTCCCACGGTTATTGCCAAGCCACACGTCATAACCCTCATCAGCCAGGAGATAAGCTAACGACGACATTAAGGGCAATTCTTTAATCAATATtcgtattaaaatgtatatatatgtaaaactaaagaaattagAACAAAATTATGATGTGATACCGATTGATCGATTCCGACCAGTTATCAGCCAATCCATCGAACATCCCAATAATCCGTGCATGATTAACACTACTCGATGATTCTCAACAGGTTTATTCGAATAATTAGGTATTCGATGAACGGCCAATATATAACCGTCATCAGTTGTTACATGATGAAGCTCAAAAGGGTAGCCGCTCTGTCTTACTCTATCTTCCTAAAAGTAATAGTAAATAAatcgttaaaatataatttatgattaaagattaattgtaattatactttaaGTATAACTATACTTGACAATGTATTATGCCTGTGGatgattgttaaattaatagcaaaatgtttattctttgTTCTATCTATATAATTGCAGAtcatgatttttataaaataagtataagaGAGCTTTGgctttttttgaaaaagtgacaacttttaatgttatcattcaagcaatatttataatttagtaGGTGTTCCAATATTAACATACTGTAAGAGCAACattatctctttaaaaaagattaagcgCTTGTGCgctcatttaataataattaataatacttaaacgATAACGATATATTTGAtaggtaattaaaaatttttaattatactttaatatactatgtaaaaaactaattaaaagtttttgatatattagtgattaaacttattaatttgtaattaataaagtaataaaagttctgaaatttttatgagttCTATCTGTTAAAttactgtttttatttatttatgatacatTTGTGATGTTTAAGTCGAGATAAATTGCCATGGCTAAagtgatttaattaaacatattttatatttttctagaaaaaagatttgtatTTCACTTACGACCAGTAGATTAGGATCGGTACGCGGAGGGAACAGCCCGCGTGTACGAAATAAGCCGTTTATTTGAATGATGAATCCATAACATAGCAGTGAGACAAAACACCGGTGCGCAATCATCTCAATAGGAAGTCACTTTTTACGGAGCAATATGCTCGTATTACAATACGTTTACCATATGTAGATTCCCTCGTTTTATCTTGTGGATTTCAATGAAGATATCACTATAcactaatttattataacactATTCCAATTATACTgacatttaaacaaaatttttcgcaTAACCgcgattaaataattcatgaacttttacttttgtaaagtaaaatgtaaatatatgtaaaagacAATAAATACTAAATCATATATTTGAGAAATGGAAAATGAGATGCGACGAGGTGCGATGTGACGAGGAAGCGTGGGCGTTCTTTTAAACATTCGGAAGACTCTCGGTTGCGCGCCTTTATTCATATCCTGCGTTTCCCACCCCTCTCATCCTTCCGAGGAGGTGATTATCAGTTTCGGATTGTGACAATGAGATAGGCAAAAGTTTCAGAACTACTTCCCATGCACGAATCCGAATCCTCTTCCGTAAATCACAACCCCGCCACAGCCTCATCTTGCAATACGTTATAGTCGTTATCCGCTTTTTTTTTGCTCACGTATGTCGAGGCCgcgattgtttttattaacgaCACGAATCCCTGAAAGACGGGGAACGACGATACGGCAGAACGAAGAGACAACCGGGGCAAAAAAGGGGACGGGCGCGAACACGTGGACGATTACCACCGAGAATCCTTAACGGTGACGTCAGCTGCCAGTTGGttgataatgttaaaattctaCGATAGTCGTGAAAAAATGCGCGCTGCGATAACTAACTACGTCAGAAATATTTGGGTGCTCACGTGCGCTGTCGCGTAAtagacttatttttttataattactttaaaatactgTTATTTATGCGGAATAaccaaaaaaatcaaattatgtaattttaattaataaaatgacgataattttagaatcgcaaaattatttatcatatatttatatctttcgtACAAGATGACTTCCTGACATTccgatattttttgttgttaaaaataaatgggaTATTCAAGGTAGTCAAGTTAGGCAAGACcctatgtatataaaatataatcgattGAATTCCTTCTCGAGATATATGTGCTTATCTGTAAGAAGACTTTTACGAGATATGTACGAAATTTATACCCAATTCGAGATCTAGAGTACCCCAGGTCAACtgatattttgttacaatgtaaaatattgtagcgcaaattttttattctacaatGCATGAAAGTAATGGActggaaaaaaaggaagaaacaaAAGACGTAAGGTATTATGTGATTGAATATTGAATGTTGTGAATTATGTAATCAATTaagatattatacataattatctgatatttaacaaaattgacAGCTTTGTAATCGAAGTGCTTGCAtctaatgtgtgtgtgtgtgtgtgtgtgtgtatatatatacacacacacatatatgggGCGTTCTCTGTCAAAAAGGCCACCCCCTTCCCTTGGCCACTTCAATTTTTGAGATAAAATGCTGTAAAAGGGCTTCAAATTTTCCTTGAAGTGTCTATTTTTCAATGCCGTATGGCGTTTttgaaaattcaaaatggcggactcAGAATCACGATTAGAATGGAAAAAgccattaaaaatgataatgggtgctttccatttagtaacACAAGTCGATACAAGTATCGCtctatctttgttactcattgaacacaaaaaaagatagaatgatgcttgtgtcgacttatgttactaaatggaaagcacccaaTATTAggcaacaaattttaaattttgtcgaTTACACGAGTGTGAATAGTCATTTTCGATGTATTTTTGCCTGCTGAACATGAATCCGTTGTCCAAATTCGGCTAGAACgtcacaattttgaaaaaaaatggcatCAAAGTTGTAAAAACGGCATTTTTGATGGTTTTCGTGACGTTGTAGCACGAcagcaaatttttttccttaattttattaatgctaTGCGAAAGTGCCAACTTAAAAATGCCTTATGCTTCGTTTTGGTACGATTATTCGTTTCTGAAACAATAACTTACTTCCGTAGTAATACGTCACCTCGCGGCCTCACTGCACATAAACTTGGCCCGAAATATGTCTTTCAATGACAATTAGGCGAAGCGATACGTGTTGACAGTCCTGAGCTGAGTGGGAGAAGAGGTTCCCTCGTCCGAGTGCCTACACTCTACAgtgtaatatttaactttagttCTGTAATTCTAGCTATATCTCAGAAACGAATAATCGTACCAAAACGAAGCATAAGGCATTTTAAAGCTAAAAGTTGGCACTTTCGCATGgcatttatgaaattaaggaaaaaaatttgctgCCGTGCTACGTCACGAAAACCATAAAAAATGCCCTTTTTACAACTTTGATGCCATTTTTCTCAAAGATGTGCTAGCCGAATTTGGACAACGGATTTATGCTCAGCAGGCAAAAATACATCGAAAATGACTATTCACACTCatataatcgataaaatttaaaatttgttgccTAATATTAtcgtgtttatatatatatatacataggaCTTCATCGTTTCAATATTATCGTAAAGAATTctctgataattttaataattttccgcGATTCTTTTCAAATCTCGTAAAAAGGTGAAGttacaaaactaaaaaagagGTAGGGAAAACGACAACGTAACATCAAGAGAgagtgtataaataaaaaatatatcacgtTGAAATTATACGACATATCAACGACGCGCTTGTATGATTAATTGTCAcagttctttcttttttaagtttcTTCATCTAAACATGCTTTACATCATCTAAACATGATTAACAGCATGATTGTGTTCGCATAAACGGCAACAATTCATCAAAGACAACGATTTCACAATTAGCTACACGACATGTCTGTGTACACATACACGTCCACTTCAAATCATCCAGCTTGCAAAACTGAGTgtcaacatattatttaaatacaatttttatgcaGATATtactgttatattattttatttcgttttgcGTACGatgtctgttttttttttgcatgaaTAGGAAATTTGTgcttttaaagtaataaagaataaagaataaagaacCAAACCACAATTTGAATACACGTTTTTCAATAGCTTGCAAAAATCCGTCTGAGTTTTCAGGATAGCATTTTTCCTTAAATAGTCACGAGAGATagcgtaaattaaatctaGTTCAAGGTCCACACTATTGAAGTACTGAAACAATCAGTTTCAAAGAAATTCACAAAATGGCCAGTTTTAGCAGGACGcgaattttgaattaattttactttgtatCATTTCTTGGAACTTTTTGTTGTAATATGttctcttaataatttttacattttatgaagCTGTCAAAAGATATCTGACTCATTCACACGCTCACTTactctcactctctctttctcccctttaaccattttgaaaaaagataagataaaGAAACTAAATACAGATATCTTAAAGTACAAATCGACATGAAATAGTatagttgtaaaaaaaatatacagaacgtattatacattatacatacacatacaaatATCTGTTTAAAAAACACTAAATTTGACGAGCTTGAcgcgataataattttatatatgttacgtAATTTTATAGCGCACAagatatatatctgtataataatgattaaatagaCATTTATTTACGAAAGTTAAAgtttcctttaatttaaataatttgcttaaaataagataaaaaaatatgataaataactTCATTGTTTAATCTGTATAGTTCTAATCTTGTATAAAACATGTACATGAACAAATAaggaaatgttttaatttgaaaatgttaaatgacACTAAATTTACAAGTGATGTGAgcaattaaaagatgtttttgaTGTGTGTACGCGCGTGTCCTTTCTACTGTGTACTCCAGCTAATCCGTGCGTTACACGTTTAATAAGTTTTGAACTTTTTAGATTTCACGAGGAGAATTACTATGTGTCATAATCCTCATCGATATTAGCAGTGCGAGCAAAATTTGACGTCGGCTGATCGCTCACACTCGGGTTAAGctctgtataaaaatttggTCGACTAATCTGGAAGGCCGTGGGTATAGACGTGTGGAATTCCGGAACCTGCAAATGTCCTGTCACTGTCATCGCGGCCTTTTGATTTGTGAGGTTCAAATTCGAAACCACACTTGATCCGTTGTCTCTTGTACTACTGTTATTTGCATTTGTTTCAGTGCTGACTGGCAGTCCCAAGTGTTTTTGATACCTAAAGAAATATGAATTACGATTATTCACAAGTTTCTCATAGCAATAAAGAAACTCATCGAGACTCACTCTAATGGATCGGGATGCGTCGTTGTTGAACATGAAGTAACTGTGCTTGGTGCATTAGTTTGCAATGGAGCAGGAGTTTCCGGTGACATAGATATCTCGTCGTCGGGTCCCGACACATCAGGTAGAGATTTCACTAGATCCTTTAGAAAATCAAATCGGCTCTCTGACAGGATACATTGTTTCCTGCAAATATATAAGCTACATGTGACTATGCATAGAGATTTGTTTACTTTATTAGTAGATATTCATTAAACACTCTCCACTGTCTCACTATATATGAGACACAGAGGCaacaaaagaaatgtttattataccTATGAACTGTAAGAATAATCAGTTATCACTTAGAAAAGATGCAGCATCAAGCATTTgcaataataagaataaatagcCAAAATAACTCTGATCTAAATGATGATATTGGTATTTACTTACATATGAGATGGACTTAGAGTCTTGGCATTTTTGGCACTCGTAATTTGCATGGTTTTAGTTAACAAAGAGTGTACGAACAGTTCTAGGGTCCTAGGTAAGCTTTGTTAAGAAATAATCCGACAAACatgataaagtaaatatattttccaagtatttttatcaaatctatGTAAATTTGAAATCGTGCAAGTAagcgagagaacgagagagagagagagagagagagagagagagagagaaattaattgCTACTTATTTGGCAGAAAATGTGACGTGTCGAGTACTTCCAATGACACATGTGGGTATAATATAGGCCTGTTCTTTATCGCTGCACTGgtacaataagttaaaataaaacaaatatattttttctcattctaacttattgtaTCAGTACAGCAATGCAGCTACCGAGAACAAACCTTATTACCTATATAAAACACCGATGTGGTCAAGATACAAAATAACCGAGAAAAACAAAAAGCGAGATATAAGAAAAGGATATAGATTATAATTGGCACCGCTTGGGCGACCTTTCCGACCTCTTCGTCCGTCTGCATAATCTTCTTGATACGACCCTGACAACAGACATGCGGGGTTTAGAGGTTATGTCGCGCGTACGCGTCAAATCGGTAGCCACGATTCGGGGAGCGGAGCATGTCTCCTCGTCGCGGTGACCGATGACCGGAAATCCGACATCGCGATCGCGCAGTTGACGAAGAGCGTAGAATTCAGATTCGAGGGTCCGCATTCactttccctctctccctgTCTGTTCTCGCACATCGTCGACGCGCGTTTCGTGACGGGATGGAAAACGGGAAAAAGGCTGGATTCCGCTCACCGCTGGAAAACGAGCGttgtactttttctttttgctggGCATACCGTTGCCGTGATAAGTTATAACACGATACGGCACGGTATTGTACAGTGCGATCGCGAGCACGACGTCGCAGAGTGTaatacacgcacgcacgcacgcgacACGACGCGATCGCGTGCGTAAACAAACGGGGAAGAAGGGGGGAAGTAAGGAGATGGGAGGGGTGGTGGCCGCGGCGCGGAAACCTCCCACCGCCCCTCGAAGAATAGCCGCATGACCGAAGCCTCCCTCTGTCATcggttctttttctttttcatcccTGTACACTACCGccactatttttaaaattcgtaTTACGTAGCACATCTGTTTTACTTATcgataaagttatatataattttagtacaGATTCGAACCACATCGATCTTCGACCGTGCACATACGTGTACTCCAGATTTCTCTCTGCCTTCGTTGCCTAGTTTGTGAGTTTGTGACTCGCATCAGATGATTTAAGTCCCGCCAAAAGATGGTCGTATGATGAAAACACCGGTCCGAGAATAAGACCGGAGAATTTTTCAGAGTCGTTTGATGTTAAGTACGTTACAGTGGGCTTCTGTTTGATAGGAGGTTTGGAGCCTGCAATCTCCCTAGCAATTTCTAACACGGGTGAtaagaggaaaaaattatCACGTTAAGATGAAGTCGCAAATGGTTGTGTGACGGTTTAGTTACTCAAAGACCGAAATTTACAAttctttattcttaattagTTTTACGTTAATCTTCGGAATATCTCGACGACATGGCAAATCCGGGTAATAGGATCGTTGTCCTGATCGACATGGATTGCTTCTTCTGTCAGGTTGAGACCAAGTTACAACCGCACCATCAAGGAAAACCTCTCGCTGTCGTCCAATATAATCAGTGGGAAATGGGCGGGTGAGCAGGATCtgttatgaattttatttggcCATTATATTAACCATTATATTAAccatttaagaattaattatttattcattattaaattattagtgACAAATTGTGATACCATCCATTCCTATatctattttgataaattctgttatttttcatttatttgacattagttcttttttgtatataaatttgaaaagcaTTGTTAAgtctttcatataaaaatattattttttgactttaagattaaatatgattgtgcgatatttataattgattgtAGGATAATAGCTGTTAATTATGAAGCAAGAAGTTTTGGAGTAACTAGGCATATGAGAGGGAAAGAAGCTAAAGAGAAGTGTCCGGATATAGTTTTAGTCAGCGTTCCCTGCCTTCGTGGAAAAGCAGATATATCCAGGTAATAATTTGctgaataaatctttatgaacATATGAATAACATTTACTTTGTACCTCAATTTATTTggcttttttttatgtagatatttaaatttgaagttttatattatatattattacatattttatctggctatacttaaattaattaatttaatcatttgtTACATAGATATAGAAAAGCTGGCCGTGAGGTCATcgaagttataaaaaaacattgtaatgTAATAGAGCGTGCTAGTGTCGACGAGGCATACCTTGACATTACAGATATTGTTGATAAGAGATTAGCCACATCTAAAATTTCTCCAAGAGAATTAATATTGTCTCTGGCAAATACATATATCGTGGGATATTcagaagttaataaaaatgacgaaGGTAAcgtaaaagttaaataaactGCTGTTAAATAAACGGCTGAAATAATTTGGATGTATTGAGTGTATTAAATGCATCGTTATTCTAGAGAAAAGACGTCAAGGTCTACAAACTTGGATATTAGATTCCTTTAAAGAATTACACGACATTCAAGCTCAGAGACTCGCTGTAGCTGGCGTaattattgaagaaataaGAGATAGTATATATAGAGAAACCAAATTCAGATGTTCTGCTGGAATTGCACAGAACAAGGCTAATactctttttacattttctgtattttgctatgcattatatttcaataatttatatattaaattgaatgcTTTGATCAATTTACAGATATTGGCAAAACTGGCATGTGGATTGCATAAACCAAATTGCCAAACGATTTTACCCGAAGCAGCTGTTCCAACCCTTTATTCGACACTTCCAGTGAAAAAAGTCCGAAATCTCGGTGGAAAGTTTGGTGATATCGTGGTTGAATCCCTCGGATGTAACGTTATGGGAGATCTATTGCAATACTCCTTAGAACAATTGCAAAAGCACTTTGATGAAAAAACAGGGCAAGTTGAAGCTCTTCTCACATGGGCCAAGTCGTAAGATAGTAAACTTATAATTGTCATCtttgacattttttgtaattgtaatttttcagattttggCTGTACAATATTGCTCGAGGTATAGACGATGAGCCTGTCACTAACAGATTGTTGCCAAAGTCCATTGGAGCATGTAAAAAGTTTCCTGGGAAGCAAGCCATTACTTCGTTGGAAgtggtaaaataaaaaaaattagtttctaatatcaatataaatgaTTTGAAAAGTTTATACCTGTAGGCTTTGATTATATAAGTATGGACTGCCAGTGCCCCATTTTTCCCATTCACTTCTGTACTGAAATCCGTAACCAACATCTCCGAGATTTAGGCTCCGCCTCATCGACCAAAGAGCGTTGTTCGTTGAATGTGAgacaaggatagaatgatacccaAGAACACTCGGGTGACGTTTCTGAACGCAGCCCTAATGTTATTTTAGTTCTCCAATTTCTCAATTGGTCGATGGTGGCGCGACACATCTTAGTTATCAGTCTGAAGTTAGATACTAGCAGTCCATACTTGTCAAAGCTTGTAGGTTGTATGACAAGTCCAtataatttctctctttctgtctagCTAAAGCATTGGGCCGGAGATCTAGCAAAGGAAGTCTGCGAACGGCTTGAAGAAGATTTTGCAGAGAATCAGCGACGCGCGACGTTACTCGTGATCTCTTATCACTACTATCAGAATAGAAGTACTATATCTCAAACGCGTTCGTTTGCTTTGAATTCATATAAATCAGAAAAAATGGCGAGTCAATGCGTGGACGCTATCACCAAATCTACACAGTACCCGGTAGCATTCATGGGCATCTCTGTCACTAAATTTGTACCATCAAAAGAGAGTGGtaactttttgaaattttttcaaagcgCTAAACCGAAAAACGAAGAGATTGTTACTTCAGATTCATTTGGagatgcaataaattttaattcatctaATTCAGAAATGAGTGAAGATTCGTCTTGCATTGTCAATAGTAAAGAAGTTTCTGTATTGAAAACTGAAAGAGAAAAGCTTCAAAAAATCGAAGAatcttctaaaaaatttaacaaaaaatcagtcgcaaagaataataaaagcaCAATGAAAGGAAGTAAGAGAATCGTTAATGACTTAAATGCGAGTGCAGAGGATTCACCTATATCAAAAAGGGTTTCTAAGCTGATCCAAGTGTGCAATGAGCGTGACAAGAACAAGACAAAGAACAAACGTTTATCGGGTatggtaataaataataatgatttccAAGATTCATTCTTTATGAACATATACAAGACTGGAGAGAAGAAATGTTACGATAAAATGGATGGAAGCGCTGATATTGTGCAAGAATCACAGAAATGTAGGAAACAATTGATTGCAGATGAAAAAAACGTTGACGATGAGAACATcgataattacaatatagaTTTAATACAAGAAAATTCTTGTGAAATGCCTTCTACGAGCCACGTGCATACTTGTGTGAATAGCAATAGCGGAGAACTTACCGAGGAGAATAACGAAAGAAATTCCGTGCAAAAATCTTCTGTgcaattacaagaaatatttccaGATTTGAACAATATAGATCGAGACATCCTGTCCCTATTGCCGACCGATTTACAAGAGGAAGCAAAACTGTACATGAAATCGCGACATAGCAAACAGGAGAAGATCAAGATCGCTCAGGAATTGTCAAAGACGGGAAGAGGAAGACCTAGCAAGGCTAAGATCGCAGACAAGAGTGGCAAAAGGCGTAATCCCttgtataatttcttaatcaaAACCAATCCGGACGAACACGATGTACCTTTGGAGCGATGTGCCGAATGCGGTCAAATGATACCTGTGACAAAATTCAGTGAACACGTGGACTTTCACGTGGCGCAAAACCTATACCATGAGATTAACAAGCCTATATCAAGCAAGAACGGAGGAACAAAAAGGAAATGTGAGGACGAAGTTGTCTAAGTTACTTTCATGAAGCGTCAAACGTCAAACATCTGCGAACCTAATAAAGATTCTCAATCGACAACTACATTCCTCTCATAATCGTGtaaatgacatttttaaatattttattattaacagttTATCTACTAATCACGATGGTATTACGGTTCTATTGtgattgtagaaaaaattgtaagttttgtgtgtatttttatattgtatatttgtttataattaaaagcttacatatatatgtcttagtttttataaaatacataataaataattgtaatatatattaa
This genomic window from Monomorium pharaonis isolate MP-MQ-018 chromosome 8, ASM1337386v2, whole genome shotgun sequence contains:
- the LOC105832946 gene encoding DNA polymerase eta isoform X2, with protein sequence MANPGNRIVVLIDMDCFFCQVETKLQPHHQGKPLAVVQYNQWEMGGIIAVNYEARSFGVTRHMRGKEAKEKCPDIVLVSVPCLRGKADISRYRKAGREVIEVIKKHCNVIERASVDEAYLDITDIVDKRLATSKISPRELILSLANTYIVGYSEVNKNDEEKRRQGLQTWILDSFKELHDIQAQRLAVAGVIIEEIRDSIYRETKFRCSAGIAQNKILAKLACGLHKPNCQTILPEAAVPTLYSTLPVKKVRNLGGKFGDIVVESLGCNVMGDLLQYSLEQLQKHFDEKTGFWLYNIARGIDDEPVTNRLLPKSIGACKKFPGKQAITSLEVLKHWAGDLAKEVCERLEEDFAENQRRATLLVISYHYYQNRSTISQTRSFALNSYKSEKMASQCVDAITKSTQYPVAFMGISVTKFVPSKESGNFLKFFQSAKPKNEEIVTSDSFGDAINFNSSNSEMSEDSSCIVNSKEVSVLKTEREKLQKIEESSKKFNKKSVAKNNKSTMKGSKRIVNDLNASAEDSPISKRVSKLIQVCNERDKNKTKNKRLSGMVINNNDFQDSFFMNIYKTGEKKCYDKMDGSADIVQESQKCRKQLIADEKNVDDENIDNYNIDLIQENSCEMPSTSHVHTCVNSNSGELTEENNERNSVQKSSVQLQEIFPDLNNIDRDILSLLPTDLQEEAKLYMKSRHSKQEKIKIAQELSKTGRGRPSKAKIADKSGKRRNPLYNFLIKTNPDEHDVPLERCAECGQMIPVTKFSEHVDFHVAQNLYHEINKPISSKNGGTKRKCEDEVV
- the LOC105832946 gene encoding DNA polymerase eta isoform X1, translated to MANPGNRIVVLIDMDCFFCQVETKLQPHHQGKPLAVVQYNQWEMGGIIAVNYEARSFGVTRHMRGKEAKEKCPDIVLVSVPCLRGKADISRYRKAGREVIEVIKKHCNVIERASVDEAYLDITDIVDKRLATSKISPRELILSLANTYIVGYSEVNKNDEEKRRQGLQTWILDSFKELHDIQAQRLAVAGVIIEEIRDSIYRETKFRCSAGIAQNKANTLFTFSVFCYALYFNNLYIKLNALINLQILAKLACGLHKPNCQTILPEAAVPTLYSTLPVKKVRNLGGKFGDIVVESLGCNVMGDLLQYSLEQLQKHFDEKTGFWLYNIARGIDDEPVTNRLLPKSIGACKKFPGKQAITSLEVLKHWAGDLAKEVCERLEEDFAENQRRATLLVISYHYYQNRSTISQTRSFALNSYKSEKMASQCVDAITKSTQYPVAFMGISVTKFVPSKESGNFLKFFQSAKPKNEEIVTSDSFGDAINFNSSNSEMSEDSSCIVNSKEVSVLKTEREKLQKIEESSKKFNKKSVAKNNKSTMKGSKRIVNDLNASAEDSPISKRVSKLIQVCNERDKNKTKNKRLSGMVINNNDFQDSFFMNIYKTGEKKCYDKMDGSADIVQESQKCRKQLIADEKNVDDENIDNYNIDLIQENSCEMPSTSHVHTCVNSNSGELTEENNERNSVQKSSVQLQEIFPDLNNIDRDILSLLPTDLQEEAKLYMKSRHSKQEKIKIAQELSKTGRGRPSKAKIADKSGKRRNPLYNFLIKTNPDEHDVPLERCAECGQMIPVTKFSEHVDFHVAQNLYHEINKPISSKNGGTKRKCEDEVV